Proteins from a genomic interval of Plasmodium reichenowi strain SY57 chromosome 13, whole genome shotgun sequence:
- a CDS encoding telomerase reverse transcriptase, putative encodes MNNEPTNNDENYLRNIFNCTDKKIILFKSYLKNKLDIDSFTLGEYCFKHDEKFQKSVLSNILKEQIISKKDKNKLHLINEIIIDTSFFKENYDFQYFLENVLLLEDLVLKKLDNKLNDEDFIFKENKKLSINNWKECYSHIKKKLNIKGMDEKSKIYNNSILLFNSTKFSYDDINCCDSFYGLKVWDILFNYVSFDFLNYLLSNTLIFISDYFFINTNNNFKTYIKSSYFIKIAEIQLNYHDAQNVERNIISNKKNLYYKNTKLVKLTYQKKSIKDSTTPNLTIQKKKKKKKKKFSKNINTNEHININNYIYNTLNQNNEVNQYNVNHLNMDKNIIYKEKESQNYTINNKLLNDQLLYYKTNKNNVNTHIYSNDNKTPIIANQCIDIHNRVSDPTRKNIFYHSINSLSYEASLNIFHYNNLTQHKTYIDTPNKSQTCINTRIQHEIDEHSNNELKNQKCTQYEYVDNICTTNKNISNENISDKCMTAKKTPLKYNINKKYKYLLKKKKKIYTNNDHSYGKYLYLVQCSGRILKNDFFKDMKQIQEERKKYTSNIKMNNAYTNNIIINNNNNNNNNNNNNNNNNNNNNNVHSFGHINNLFSSNIFPSSNISSCTNYTEKNDKLTHIKENSLLITENSSKKEKLLPEIDFFSEDRKGISSSVGYDIKKKNDSNIKRFHNKINRTKGKKKKWNKIIINRNNILQHNTTNKCKTFLFNKHIIFDKIENNNIPLFIYDLLNYIFKSDQTYFYHNNFIDEYKQKICKQIKCSTKKNDISHIITLRKENNLFHVQKLENNYKHPNINKQLRKTKILKYVYNYFNEFINNVISTKFGKIYRKFFPRKHILNKIHKIFKIIRLQIIKKYRIINIRKNRKFIKQKVYDTFFKNYDFLSFSFKTYKIINFMVYITKKCIPIKLLGSKHNFKIFLKNVKRFLLFNYKESFSLNQVMKNIKVKNIFQKKISKYNNIKNRILLKNIFYNNYENKILHTNNKEIITNINDNIKIYNKKNDNLNNSFKIKTTLFNKMRRKYFNKIKKINISIQKRHLMNRLIYFLFNYFIMPLIRRFFFLTKSEQTLHKTIFFDRKIWNHFTKISNFCLYHQIFRNKKLKKRNEPKMDNVQNIFNVKKKGEKIKTNKYTFINKMKKKSTNKSINNEFSKKCIPKKKKKNLYNITRHNNIFIKKDMETQSKTNNLINKSIDNLYKLKEINKKNVRPYIKKFYYKIKKKYFALKKMYIHMRMTKEGKSNIKLERTFNHFFIFAQEKEHILKYFSSHFFRNGKINYGKRFNKLIHRIKNIIIKQNSGIVKNKDKMFLHLIKNKSNKNNKNNNNKKKNNKKKNNKEKNNKNNNNNNNNNNNNNNNNNNNNNNNNNNNNNNINNNNNNNNINYNNNNNNINNNKCELSNSKRNNIRNHNNKKKVKHNEKNNGDDSNLEKKKKKIYIYKIKNIIEKRNFMLKLNSINHFISKKLRINWIPKKKGLRPLINLSTLNVPEIVKQRIFEILKSKKSSEFYFHNILNNLEREKKDKNIKKRKKYNKKNFNPVSLNNICNFSLKCLGNMRHNNNSLFKNTLTKTGEIELKLKKWLHYLKNWFYRKKRMKKYIKNKLKNNKKIYAYICIGDFSNCYEHINHNYLFKILKNFFDNINNFEFIYLFKRSFRLYNKNLNNSFLSYYPVNVKSFGLHYIRNLRELIIKSHLNDNHHFLLNQMFKTKSKSDLYIFADSYKSLQVDKRDIFMTIITVIRYYYLNIYFSIKELKLNRKNIFYFQIFQENQMKGVYLSVRDKKRVENIKNWYLNSMKKIHQDEILESLKNSSININNKNLMIGTNHEHDTEEKGNTQNKKHDIYIGPIYNKSFDSTTTTDSSNNHKGNNIHVSGDYKNDGLLHKGINSRNDCYVKDIKCNNNNNNNNNNININSNNGYNKLKCVTNNSKNDIIKYHKTIDTDNSKNHTYFKNKFLNFLDKKIISNIYGLPQGFSLSNILCSLYYAYLDKNEEFQNLLYSEKQINNKYFLANGTCNYFNLNSLILRFIDDFLFITLNKKNIKIFKNLLLKKKIWGSNINSSKTKIFKIPLIYKNDLLIYNFRNKYQQKKKHKIKNKKKIQNIRNKRKHNQLVNANKKKHTSVQKDKINKYINVIHPTIQKNDYVMSSNSIMNFEMIYNKESHKSNSSIRTDIPNSVVNDDIEYNQKSDNNSYSTNNLYNNMNMTQNSDNNNVSIFKQVQNHCFQCFNSNNLYIEKDIKENNISQINRKLCSKGNFTKKSRKINTLTYLQIDKIIKILKCKKKYIKHIKKMKYMNNFQKLQKLQKLQKLQKFHNISFELKINKINKNIRRLNKLKKRKNHSINIAPVTSIEWLNNSYTFDFINNSIQSTSYPWKNKCDATIRNHLHLHNVIIDKNNKTYFMKNLVENRIVRNIISKQKKCQSLYKNKQNVYFCYKNNFTLLKSSILKFICCIKTLKKMFNAFTNSTYNTKFILFLISYMNKMLIKNKKLKFVKLFLIQTAIEAFRYARIFNQQDSFYPCLQHFRKIKKRLINKYKIGHNKNLLREFFFLFNFIKKELYNSWPYMFKIKN; translated from the coding sequence atgaataatgaacctacaaataatgatgagaattatttaagaaatatatttaattgtactgataagaaaataatattatttaaatcttacttaaaaaacaaattagATATTGATTCTTTTACTTTAGGTGAATATTGTTTTAAACATGATGAGAAGTTCCAGAAAAGTGTGTTATCAAATATCTTAAAAGAACAAATAATAAGTAAGAAGGATAAGAATAAAttacatttaataaatgaaataataatagatacatcattttttaaagagAATTATgattttcaatattttttagaaaatgttttattattagaagatttagttttaaaaaagttggataataaattaaatgatgaggattttatatttaaagaaaataaaaaattatctaTAAATAATTGGAAAGAATGTTATAGTcatattaagaaaaaattaaatatcAAAGGTATGGATGAAAAAAgtaagatatataataattctattttattatttaattctactaaattttcatatgatgatataaattGTTGTGATTCTTTTTATGGTTTAAAAGTATGggatatattatttaattatgtATCATTcgattttttaaattatttattgtCTAATACacttatatttatatctgactacttttttatcaatacaaataataattttaaaacatatataaagtCATCTTACTTTATTAAAATTGCAGAAATACAATTAAATTATCATGATGCACAAAATGTagaaagaaatattatttcaaacaaaaaaaatttatattataaaaatacaaaattagtaaaattaacatatcaaaaaaaaagcatCAAGGATAGTACAACACCAAATTTAACtatccaaaaaaaaaaaaaaaaaaaaaaaaaaaaattcagtaaaaatataaatacaaatgaacatataaatataaataattatatatataatacattaaatcaaaataatgaagTCAATCAATATAATGTTAATCATCTCAATATGgacaaaaatattatctaCAAAGAAAAGGAGTCGCAGAATTATAccattaataataaattattaaatgatcaacttttatattataaaacaaataagaataatgtaaatacacatatttattcaaatgataataaaacGCCTATTATTGCTAACCAGTGTATAGATATACATAACCGTGTAAGTGATCCGAcaaggaaaaatatattttatcatagTATAAACAGCCTTTCTTATGAAGCAAGtttgaatatttttcattataataatctGACACAAcataaaacatatatagATACACCAAATAAAAGTCAAACATGTATAAATACTCGTATACAACATGAAATAGATGAACATTCaaataatgaattaaaaaatcaaaaatgTACTCAATATGAATATGTAGATAACATATGCACAAcgaataaaaatatatcaaacGAGAATATAAGTGATAAATGTATGACTGCTAAAAAGACCCCtctaaaatataatattaataaaaaatataaatacttattaaaaaaaaaaaaaaagatatacaCAAATAACGATCATTCATATGGAAAGTATTTGTATCTTGTTCAGTGCAGTGGTCgaattttaaaaaatgacTTTTTCAAGGACATGAAACAAATACAagaagaaagaaagaaatataCATCAAATATTAAGATGAACAATGCATATAccaataatataataatcaacaacaacaacaacaacaacaacaataataataataataataataataataataataacaataatgtGCATAGTTTTGGACATATAAACAATTTGTTCTCttctaatatatttccTTCTTCTAATATTTCAAGCTGTACTAATTACacagaaaaaaatgataaattaaCACACATAAAAGAGAATTCCTTACTAATAACAGAAAATTCGtcaaaaaaagaaaagcTGTTACCGGAAATAGATTTCTTTTCTGAGGATAGAAAGGGGATATCATCGTCGGTTGGTTAtgacataaaaaaaaagaatgatagtaatattaaaagatttcataataaaataaatagaacgaaaggaaaaaaaaaaaaatggaataaaataataatcaatAGAAACAACATTTTACAACACAATACAActaataaatgtaaaacctttctatttaataaacacataatatttgataaaatagaaaataacaatattcctttatttatttatgatttattaaactatatatttaaatcagatcaaacatatttttatcataataattttatagaTGAATATAAGCAGAAAATCTgtaaacaaataaaatgttcaaccaaaaaaaatgacatatctcatataattacattgaggaaagaaaataatttatttcatGTACAAAAActtgaaaataattataaacatccaaatataaataaacaacTAAGAAAGACGAAAATCTtgaaatatgtatataattattttaatgaatttattaataatgtaaTTAGTACAAAATTTggtaaaatatataggAAATTTTTTCCTCgaaaacatatattaaataagatacataaaatatttaaaattataagattacaaataataaaaaaatatcgtattataaatatacgAAAGAATCgaaaatttattaaacaaaaagtatatgatacattttttaaaaattatgatttcttatcattttcatttaaaacGTATAAgattattaattttatggTATATATAACCAAAAAATGTATACCTATCAAATTATTAGGTAGTAAGCATAatttcaaaatatttttaaaaaatgtaaaaaggtttttgttatttaattataaagaaaGTTTTTCGTTAAATCAagtaatgaaaaatattaaggtaaaaaatatatttcaaaaaaaaataagtaaatataataatataaaaaatagaattttattaaagaatatattttataataattatgaaaacaaaattttacatacaaataataaggaaatcataacaaatataaatgataacataaaaatatataataaaaaaaatgataatttaaataattcatttaaaataaaaacaacGTTATTCAATAAAATGAGgagaaaatattttaataaaattaaaaaaattaatataagTATACAAAAAAGACATCTTATGAATagattaatatatttcctttttaattattttattatgcCACTAATTAgaagatttttttttctaacTAAATCTGAGCAAACCTTACATAAAACAATTTTCTTTGATAGAAAAATTTGGAATCATTTTACGAAAATTTCGAATTTTTGTCTTTATCATCAAATTTTTAGGAATaaaaagttaaaaaaaagaaatgaacCCAAAATGGATAAtgtacaaaatatattcaatgtgaagaaaaaaggtgaaaaaataaaaacaaataaatatacatttattaataaaatgaaaaaaaagagcACTAATAAatctataaataatgaattttcaaaaaaatgtatccctaaaaaaaaaaaaaaaaatttatataacatcacacgtcataataatatatttattaaaaaggaTATGGAAACACAATCAAAAActaataatttaattaataaaagtatagataatttatacaaattaaaggaaattaacaaaaaaaacGTTAGACcatatatcaaaaaattttactataaaataaaaaaaaaatattttgctctaaaaaaaatgtatattcATATGAGAATGACAAAAGAAGGAAAAAGTAACATAAAATTAGAAAGAACATTCAaccatttttttatttttgctcaagaaaaagaacacatattgaaatattttaGTTCCCATTTTTTTCGAAATGGAAAGATAAATTATGGTAAACGATTTAATAAACTAATACATcgaataaaaaatataataataaagcAAAACAGTGGAATTGTTAAAAATAAGGATAAGATGTTTTTACATTTaatcaaaaataaaagtaacaaaaataacaaaaataacaataacaaGAAGAAGAACAACAAAAAGAAGAACAACAAAGAGAAGaacaacaaaaataataataacaacaataataataataacaataataataacaacaacaataataataataacaataataataacaacaacaataataatattaataacaacaacaacaataataatattaattacaacaacaacaataataatattaataacaaCAAATGTGAACTATCAAATTCCAAAAggaataatataagaaatcataataataaaaaaaaggttAAACATAATGAAAAGAACAATGGTGATGATTCcaatttagaaaaaaaaaaaaaaaaaatatacatatataaaataaaaaatattatagagaaaagaaattttatgttaaaattaaattcaATCAATCATTTTATATCTAAAAAGTTAAGAATTAATTGGataccaaaaaaaaaaggattaAGACCTTTAATTAATTTGTCTACTTTAAATGTACCAGAAATTGTCAAGCAACGAATTTTTGAAATTTTGAAAAGTAAAAAAAGCAGTGAATTTTATTTccataatattttgaataatttagaaagagaaaagaaagataaaaatataaagaaaaggaaaaaatataataaaaaaaattttaacCCTGTATCATTAAacaatatatgtaatttttCCCTTAAATGTTTAGGTAATATGAgacataataataattccttatttaaaaatacattaaCAAAAACAGGAGAAATagaattaaaattaaaaaaatggttacattatttaaagaattggttttatagaaaaaaacgaatgaaaaagtatattaaaaataaattaaaaaacaataaaaagatatatgcatatatatgtattgGAGATTTCTCAAACTGTtatgaacatataaatcataattatttattcaagattttaaaaaatttctttgataatataaataattttgaatttatttatttatttaaaagatcTTTTAGattgtataataaaaatttaaataattccTTTTTATCCTATTACCCAGTTAATGTAAAATCTTTTGGTTTACATTATATAAGAAACTTACGAGAGCTTATAATAAAGTCACATCTGAATGATAATCATCactttttattaaatcaaATGTTTAAAACCAAATCAAAATCGgatttatacatttttgCCGATTCATATAAAAGTCTTCAAGTGGACAAAAGGGATATTTTCATGACTATAATAACTGTTATTAGATATTACTATctcaatatatattttagtataaaagaattaaaacttaataggaaaaatattttctattttcaaatatttCAGGAAAATCAAATGAAGGGTGTTTATTTGAGTGTGCGTGATAAGAAAAGGgttgaaaatattaaaaactGGTATTTAAACAGcatgaaaaaaatacatcAGGACGAAATCCTAGAAAgtttaaaaaattcatccataaatataaataataaaaaccTTATGATAGGTACCAATCATGAGCACGATACAGaagaaaaaggaaatacACAAAATAAGAAGCatgatatttatattggaccaatatataataaatcattCGACAGTACAACAACGACAGATAGTAGTAATAATCATAAAGGGAATAATATCCATGTGAGTGGGGATTATAAGAATGATGGGCTATTACATAAAGGTATTAATAGTAGGAATGATTGTTATGTGAAGGAcataaaatgtaataataataataataataataataataatattaatattaatagtaataatggttataataaattaaaatgtgTTACGAATAATAGCAAGAATGACATAATTAAATACCATAAAACTATCGACACAGATAATAGTAAAAATCATACTTactttaaaaataaattccTAAATTTTTtggataaaaaaattatcagtaatatatatggttTACCACAAGGTTTTAGCTTATCTAATATATTGTGCTCCCTATATTATGCATATttagataaaaatgaagaatttcaaaatttattatattcagaaaaacaaatcaataataaatatttcttaGCAAATGGAACTTGTAATTATTTCAATTTAAATTCACTCATACTCCGATTTATTGATgactttttatttataactcttaataaaaaaaatattaaaatttttaaaaacttactattaaaaaaaaaaatatgggGAAGTAATATTAATTCATCCAAAACCaaaattttcaaaataccacttatatataaaaatgatttactaatatataattttcgAAATAAATAccaacaaaaaaaaaaacataaaataaaaaataaaaaaaaaatacaaaatataagGAACAAACGGAAACATAATCAGCTAGTCAATgctaataaaaaaaaacacacATCTGTacaaaaagataaaataaataaatatataaatgtcATACATCCAAcaatacaaaaaaatgattatgTCATGTCTTCTAATTCTATTATGAATTTTgaaatgatatataataaagaaagtCATAAAAGTAACAGTTCAATACGTACGGACATTCCGAATAGTGTTGTAAATGACGATATAGAATATAATCAAAAAagtgataataattcttaCAGTACTAATAATTTATACaacaatatgaatatgACTCAAAAtagtgataataataatgttagTATTTTTAAACAAGTACAAAATCATTGTTTTCAATGTTTTAATAGTAACAActtatatattgaaaaggatataaaagaaaataatatttcacAAATTAACAGAAAGTTATGTTCTAAAGGaaattttacaaaaaaaagtagaaaaataaatactttgacatatttacaaattgataaaattataaaaatctTAAAATGtaagaagaaatatataaaacatataaaaaagatgaagtatatgaataattttcaaaaattacaaaaattacaaaaattacaaaaattacaaaaatttcataatatctcttttgaattaaaaattaataaaattaataaaaatattagacgattgaataaattaaaaaaacgTAAAAATCATTCTATAAACATTGCTCCTGTTACTTCTATAGAATGGTTAAATAATTCATACACATTtgattttataaataattctaTACAAAGTACTTCATATCCatggaaaaataaatgtgaTGCTACTATTAGAAATCATTTACATCTACATAATGTTAttatagataaaaataataaaacttattttatgaaaaacCTAGTTGAAAATAGAATTGTACGAAATATTATATccaaacaaaaaaaatgtcaatccttatataagaataagcaaaatgtatatttctgttataaaaataattttaccTTATTAAAATCATCTATATTAAAATTCATATGTTGTATTAAAACACTcaaaaaaatgtttaatGCATTTACCAATTCCACATATAACacaaaatttatattatttctcATATCgtatatgaataaaatgttaataaaaaataaaaagcTCAAATTTGTCAAATTGTTTTTAATTCAAACTGCAATCGAAGCCTTCCGTTATGCCAGAATTTTTAATCAGCAGGATTCCTTTTATCCGTGTCTCCAACATTTCAggaaaatcaaaaaaagattaattaacaaatacaaaattggacataacaaaaatttattgcgagaattttttttcctgTTTAATTTTATCAAGAAAGAGTTGTATAATTCATGGCCTTACATgttcaaaataaaaaattaa
- a CDS encoding hypothetical protein (conserved Plasmodium protein, unknown function), with translation MLRFFFMGKRYFGSSYLTKRLKTINERALKYHIDYTKSLDILEGKNRSVMKEIFPNMKSEINDMFFLNNKDNDENKGLLEEDMEILDINKIKDKYEYEMKNMTLEEFGNIKIIHNDIIDEEADCMLIPMVSNFIPMSGFGSFILNKGGPDLVKEIILSIKNLIKRRIDILNEHKEEYVQSSLEINGEQKFKELYEGSKTLQIGDIILSKPHNVSKKVKLLAFLIMPYVWQGNSYISSNKLRYCFSNALKQLNELCISSIILPDISAGIYGYNPNQSSNILLEECVESLLQLRSTIPLYNINSISFVDKDYNTCKIYSEALEEVSRNYLPHKKVMPAPKYWNMVNRRLLEIPSNVIYFCRRHNKISFKKYHGIIRRKYKNYYSNIRPFKWRASRVLEPYPFLLYKKSGEPSSYQYGFKPNYYKNISHTLYNINKKGLVNIRVGSRGKLQALKKISNLCLDTKPRL, from the coding sequence atgttaagatttttttttatgggGAAACGTTATTTTGGTAGTTCCTATTTAACCAAGAGGCTGAAAACAATAAACGAGAGAGCAttaaaatatcatataGATTATACGAAATCTCTCGATATATTAGAAGGGAAGAATAGAAGTGTAATGAAAGAAATATTTCCTAACATGAAAAGTGAGATAAACgatatgttttttttaaataataaggatAATGATGAGAATAAAGGTTTATTAGAAGAAGATATGGAAATAttagatataaataaaattaaggataaatatgaatatgaaatgaaaaatatgacTTTAGAAGAATTTggtaatattaaaataatacataatgatattatagATGAGGAAGCAGATTGTATGTTAATACCTATGGTTTCTAATTTCATACCTATGAGTGGTTTTGGTTCgtttatattaaataaaggGGGTCCCGATTTAGTTAAAGAGATAATACTAtcaattaaaaatttaataaaaaggagAATTGATATATTGAATGAACATAAGGAAGAATATGTACAATCATCTTTAGAAATAAATGGAGAACAAAaatttaaagaattatatgaaGGATCAAAAACATTACAAATTGgtgatattatattaagTAAACCACATAATGTTAGTAAAAAAGTGAAATTATTAgcatttttaataatgcCATATGTATGGCAGGgtaattcatatatttcatCAAATAAGTTAAGATATTGTTTTTCTAATGCTTTAAAACAATTAAATGAGTTATGTATATCTTCTATAATATTACCGGATATCTCAGCAGGTATATATGGATATAATCCGAATCAATCtagtaatatattacttGAGGAATGTGTTGAATCGTTATTACAACTAAGAAGTACCATTccattatataatataaattctaTATCATTTGTTGATAAAGATTACAATAcatgtaaaatatatagtgAGGCTCTTGAAGAAGTTTCAAGAAATTATTTACCACATAAAAAAGTAATGCCTGCACCAAAATATTGGAATATGGTTAATAGAAGATTATTAGAAATACCATCTaatgttatttatttttgtagaaggcataataaaatttcatttaaaaaatatcatggaattataagaagaaaatataaaaattattatagtAATATTAGACCATTCAAATGGAGAGCTTCAAGAGTTCTCGAACCATATCCATTTTTGCTTTATAAAAAATCTGGAGAACCAAGTTCTTATCAGTATGGTTTCAAGCCAAATTATTACAAGAATATATCACATACcctttataatattaataaaaaaggattGGTAAATATTAGGGTAGGTTCACGTGGAAAGTTGCAGGCTCTGAAGAAAATATCCAATCTATGTTTGGACACCAAGCCAagattataa
- a CDS encoding hypothetical protein (conserved Plasmodium protein, unknown function), protein MVPAITRKIFVKNKISDNVTIKVKFMCNQNFGGVKFLDNNRKTDESLHFKKEDEALLRNLLKNNPDINPEYNITDIEGGMDNLSIDLSLVFSKHGVKDLDNNFVKDIIKVFELNGYRKMLDN, encoded by the exons ATGGTACCAGCTATTACAAGAAAGATATTTGTTAAGAACAAAATAAGTGATAATGTAACAATTAAGGTAAAATTTATGTGTAATCAAAATTTTGGTGGTGTAAAATTCTTGGATAATAACAGGAAGACAGACGAAAGTctacattttaaaaaagaag atGAAGCTTTATTAagaaatttattaaaaaataatccAGACATTAACCctgaatataatattaccGATATTGAAGGTGGAATGGATAATTTATCAATTGATCTATCGCTTGTTTTTTCAAAACATGGAGTAAAAGACttagataataattttgtaaaagatataataaaagtgtTTGAATTAAATGGATATAGGAAAATGTTAGATAATtaa
- a CDS encoding cop-coated vesicle membrane protein p24 precursor, putative, producing the protein MIYFKNIILLSFLLLFSLFGIIQCTHFNIGPYEKDCIQLKAEKNNMIVGSYEFMDRKASCIISIFNRSDKKKEPVFKSTKIQDKFEIQVPAAAVYSFCYDNRKNSDVTIMFTLRVKESHNVNDSELSTIDDVKQINEKTSELFDQFLEVFDEQERMMEKSDLYKQFNEKMNSKLILWLEIQIILLVVLTLVHIYYIKSFFEIKTIV; encoded by the exons atgatttattttaaaaacattattttgttatcctttttattactatttTCCCTATTTGGAATAATACAATGTACACATTTTAATATAGGACCATATGAAAAAGATTGTATTCAATTAAAAGCAGAAAAAAACAACATGATTGTTGG GTCTTATGAGTTTATGGATAGGAAAGCATCATGTATTATATCTATTTTTAATCGAAGtgacaaaaaaaaggaacCTGTTTTTAAATCAACAAAAATACAAGACAAGTTTGAGATTCAg GTTCCAGCAGCAGCTGTTTATTCCTTCTGTTACGATAATAGGAAAAATTCTGATGTAACAATTATGTTTACACTAAGAGTAAAAGAAAGTCATAATGTGAATGACTCTGAATTAAGTACTATAGACGATGTGAAACAAATTAATGAGAAAACATCTGAATTATTTGATCAA TTCTTGGAGGTGTTTGATGAACAAGAAAGGATGATGGAGAAGTCCgatttatataaacaatttaatgaaaaaatgaattcCAAATTAATCCTGTGGTTAGAAATACAAATCATTTTATTGGTTGTTCTAACATTAGttcacatatattatataaaatctttttttgaaataaaaaCTATAGTTTAA